From the Lolium rigidum isolate FL_2022 chromosome 2, APGP_CSIRO_Lrig_0.1, whole genome shotgun sequence genome, one window contains:
- the LOC124685973 gene encoding UDP-glycosyltransferase 72B1-like translates to MAPSYPSVHGTAATMSGDSDDARAPHVVLLSSPGMGHVVPVAELARKLHAEHGFTATVFAYASSDSAAQREFLASLPPAVGSALLPAVPLDDLVAAGAAIETLLSVEAQRSVPALTALLADIGRTKNLVAFVADLFGADTLPAARAAGVPGYLFFPSNLLMLSLMLHLPRLDAETGGEFRDLPEPVRLPGCVAVPGADILQPLQDRTSDAYRWMLHHGERYRDADGILVNTFDAIEPGAAAVLRRSEPWRPPVYPVGPVIRRADDGEDATGCMEWLDAQPDRSVLFISFGSGGALPAAQMDELARGLELSGQRFLWVVRSPTDRGDDPGANYYDGAKSKDYPLQFLPLGFLERTKEVGLVVPSWAPQVRVLGHRATSAMVTHCGWNSVLESVMHGVPLIAWPLYAEQRQNAVMLSEEIKVAMRPKSGGAQGLILGEDIAEVVNDMMNGKDGEAARKKVVELQVAARSGLAPSGISHDSLLEVVRKWKENTC, encoded by the coding sequence ATGGCCCCGTCGTACCCATCCGTCCATGGCACGGCAGCCACGATGTCGGGCGACAGCGACGACGCGCGCGCCCCGCACGTCGTGCTGCTCTCGTCGCCGGGCATGGGCCACGTGGTGCCGGTGGCGGAGCTGGCCCGCAAGCTCCACGCCGAGCACGGTTTCACCGCCACGGTCTTCGCCTACGCGAGCTCCGACTCCGCGGCGCAGCGCGAGTTCTTGGCCTCCCTCCCGCCGGCCGTCGGCAGCGCGTTGCTCCCGGCCGTCCCGCTCGACGACCTCGTCGCCGCTGGGGCCGCCATCGAGACGCTTCTCTCCGTTGAGGCCCAGCGGTCCGTGCCGGCCCTGACCGCCCTGCTCGCTGACATCGGCAGAACCAAGAACCTCGTCGCCTTCGTGGCGGACCTCTTCGGCGCCGACACGCTcccggccgcgcgcgccgcgGGCGTGCCCGGGTACCTCTTCTTCCCCTCCAACCTGCTCATGCTCTCCCTCATGCTCCACCTCCCGCGCCTCGACGCCGAGACGGGCGGCGAGTTCCGCGACCTGCCCGAGCCCGTCAGGCTGCCGGGATGCGTGGCCGTGCCCGGAGCCGACATCCTGCAGCCGCTCCAGGACAGGACCAGCGACGCCTACCGGTGGATGCTGCACCACGGCGAGAGGTACCGCGACGCGGACGGGATACTGGTGAACACGTTCGACGCCATCGAGCCCGGCGCGGCCGCTGTGCTCCGGCGGAGCGAGCCGTGGCGCCCGCCGGTGTACCCGGTCGGTCCGGTGATACGGCGGGCAGACGACGGCGAGGACGCCACAGGCTGCATGGAGTGGCTGGACGCGCAGCCTGACAGGTCGGTGCTGTTCATCTCGTTCGGCAGTGGGGGCGCGCTGCCCGCGGCGCAGATGGACGAGCTGGCGCGCGGGCTGGAGCTCTCCGGGCAACGGTTTCTGTGGGTCGTGAGGAGTCCCACTGACAGAGGGGACGACCCTGGTGCAAACTACTACGACGGGGCAAAGAGCAAGGACTATCCGCTGCAGTTCCTGCCATTAGGGTTCCTCGAGAGGACGAAGGAGGTGGGCCTGGTGGTCCCGTCGTGGGCCCCGCAGGTCAGGGTCCTCGGCCACCGGGCGACGAGTGCCATGGTAACGCACTGTGGGTGGAACTCGGTTCTCGAGAGCGTGATGCACGGCGTGCCGCTGATTGCATGGCCTCTATATGCCGAGCAGAGACAGAACGCTGTGATGCTCTCTGAAGAGATAAAGGTAGCAATGAGACCAAAGTCTGGAGGTGCACAAGGGTTGATACTTGGAGAAGACATTGCAGAGGTCGTCAATGATATGATGAACGGCAAGGACGGTGAAGCGGCACGAAAAAAGGTAGTGGAGCTTCAGGTGGCTGCGAGGAGTGGGCTGGCTCCGAGTGGCATATCCCACGACTCACTTCTGGAGGTGGTAAGGAAATGGAAGGAGAACACATGTTGA